The DNA region GCGTGGACTAATTTTGGTGTTGGAGATCATGGCAATTGGATCAGCAGCCAAGCTCGAAGCAGGAATAGCGTGAAGTTCTTGGCTGGTGTGTGGGGAGTGTGGAAATGGAGGAATAACATGGTTTTCGAGGATTCACCTTGGTCGGTTGATGAAGCTTGGCGTAAGCTTTGTCATGAGCACGATGAGTTCATTACTTTTTCAGATGGGGATGCAGGGGATCCTGGGTCTTGGCTGAGTTCCAGGTGGCAACCGCCGAGGCAAGGGACTGTTAAGCTGAACGTGGATGGGAGTTTTTGGGAGCAGGATCGCTGTATGGGGGCGGGTGGCTTGATTCGGGATGATCAAGGCAAATGGCTGTGCGGTTTTTATGCTCACCGAAGAGGGGGAATGCGTTAATTGCAGAAGCTACTGCGCTGTTGATAGGCCTGAAGCTGGTGTGGGATCGGGGTCATCGTCATGTCATGGTGGAGGTGGACTGTGGGGAGCTGCTGCATGCGATGGAGGATGAAGAGAGCTGTCGTTTTTTGCCCATCCTGAATGTCATCCGTACCTTCAAGACCCGGGATTGGAGCTTGAGCATTCATGTAGCCCGTCGAGAATGCAATGCGCCGGCGGATTCCCTCGCCAAGACAGGAGTTCGGTCAGCTTTGGTGGACGTTTGCTTCTTGGAAGACCCTCCTCCAGATGTTGAAACGCTAGTCCTTATGGACTCTTTGTTTGTTCGTTAGTTTTTGTAGCTCTGTTAGTTTTcagatgaagcaaaaaaaaatgcTAAAGTTAATTCAACCCACATATAAAAAGACCCCACAGATCCCATTAAAATGTTTCACTACTGATAAGAACTAACATCATAAATAAATACCACCataatttcttttatctttGACAGATCTATCACTCATCATAACAAATGTTTTTTTAAGATTTAAACTGGATCTAACTTGCTTACTATTGTACTATCATAACACCTGGTTAATAACACTACTACACTTTGAAGAAAGCCAAGAGCGGGATGAACTCTAATGAGGTCCACAACGTCCTTAGAAGATTGATTCTTAAATACCACCCAATTTCTTTACCTTGCAATCAATTAGAAATTAATaggctaaaaaacacttttggcccctgatatttcaagtttgtgcaaattctgcccctactctatttttgtcgatgtttctacccctcatgttttcaaatagtgcatcgtctacccctccatcagtcaaacgttaaaaaactaacggaatgagctgatgtgacttttttttatatattttttggaactgccacgtggaaattacaagtgaaattggaaaaaagaggcaagggagattcaaactcaagacctgtaagtagcaaaacatgcatttaaccagttcaattACATGCATAATTGATATAAACATCaagtaaatttaatttatatcatttccttgatcatcatcaacttcatatactcttcttcatctctccaatccactcaggaacctctcctgagaaagcctgactgacggaggggtatacagtgcactgtttgaaaacgtcaggggtagaaacatcgacaaaaatagagtaggggcataatttgcacaaacttaaaacatcaggggcaaaaaatgttttttagccaAATTAATACTAGCATTACTGAGTTTGTGTGTGTATGTTTTTACTTCGATCACATTAGATGCTCTCCAATCATAGTGGGGATAAGAGGAAACAATGCAAGTGTACAAATTGGACGCAAATATCAAGACTCCATGTCCATAATTGCGATCTCTGCAACCCATCTGAAAGCTGTTTCCTCTTCATAAAGTTGACTTGAAAAAAGAGCAAGAAAAATATGAGTTTGCTATAGTACTGTGAGTCGGTGACAGCCATGGTTTGGTCCTTTTGGTCATCCTATGAGCTGTGTCCAGATCATGTTTAGGGTCTCCTCCCTCACTAGCAATTCAAATCAAAGTTTTCATCTGATATTTTAACGTATTCTGATGTAATTTAGTAGACATGCTATATGTTACCAAGAAAATTACAATAATGTAAGACCATATACAATGGATGGTTGAAACCATTGTTTAAGTATGTTGAATTTGTTGAAATGGTTTAATGGTTGTTGAAGTTTGTTGAAAGgggggagagagaaaaaatttgttgaagattttcaacaaGTTTAAAGAGCAtgcggtgtgccacgtggcgcgaggccaatggccaccgcaggcgcgtgtgccacacgcgcagacaaggcgcgtgacgcgccttgtctgcaggaaagagaaatttttttttttgctcctGACACGTGGCTCGTTCTGATTGGTTGCTCCAgatttcgtttttccttatcttttaAACTcgattatttcatcaaaaaaaatattttctgaaaaaaaaaattataccaaaattcatgatttttttcctctataaatagagacttggttcgtttgatttggacacagaaaaaaaaaccaagttttttcactctctttatctctctcactatcttatttatctatatatattagtatttgtattgaaatggatcccaacaatcaccatttcaacacccagaattatagtctatatttaaaaaaaaattgttaagtgtttattgttttaatttaatttaaatcgataattgtaattttatgtaattataaaaacaaaaatataaaattaaataaaaatgtgaaataaaaaagtggtggggtagggtgagtggtggggtagggtgttgagagttaagtaaaaccattggagtgagtaattgttgagagtttgttgaattagagagagaagatgatgtggagtgttgggaagagaaaaagtggggtagaaaatggttaaacaaaacattttttgtttaaccattgtatatggtctaAGAGTAGTGTTAGCTGGTGCAGTAAACTACGTGCATTCACATTTCGCTAATGAGAGCAAATTATAACAAGATTGGATATCATATATTCAATCTAAATTTTAAGATGTTAGACGAATGAGTTCTTTCACTAAAAAATTGCTCAGTATTCTTTTTATCTAATGTGAGCTTCTTACAACAATCTTTTTCTCAAGTATATAAGTCACCAAATTGTTAGTAAATCTTTCAACACCACTATTTGGCCAAAAGATATACTTAAAACTACAGACGATTTTTTACATTATGTTAAAGAGCAAACCACAAGTGAATTAAACATTATgacccagtttggaagagcttatttaagcttatctgacagcataaactcttatcccagtgtttgagagagcttatgcaaacagcttatgcttattttcataagctattcaggacagtttatgaaaaacagcttatgcttatatacagcttatttataatttattttaataaatttttaaaaatagcttatgaataagcgcttatgtcataagcgcttaattaagctgtttttccaaacggggcctatatCTATCACCTAAAAGCTTAAGACATTGAGTGTATGAGTCATATCACTCATAAACTGATTAACACACTTGATATCAAAACATTACTTTTGAACACCAACCTTTCCCATCCTTGCTTTCATATTTTAGCTTAGAAACAAGTGAGATCCCACCTTTCAATGTCAATTAAAAATGCTTTTGACTTAAACCAAACATTTTGGAAGAGCTCATGGCAGAGAGAACCACCACTTTTTATGTTTTATAATTTGCATAGTAACTTTTGATATTTTGCTTTTAGTATAATTTGGTTACTTTGAGAAATTGTAAGGGCTGCGCctaccgtgtgtcagtttcaaactgacacacggtgcttcagttttcctatatgAGTGATAAGACAAAATTAACCTTCATTGCTCAAATTTTTCCATCTTTCTCCTTCCACCATCATCAACACTCACTCTTCTAACCTTCAAGTTTTCCAGATCTGCAGATTAATTGGAACTGAATAATGGgtatgacatttttttttttttggaaggagaaatttattaataaagAAGGGAACCAAGAGCAGTAGAACCGACTCAAGGACCAGGAACAACAGAAACTAGCCAAGGATCCCCACATAGACAGCATCACGAGGCCAAAAAGAAAAGGAACAAAAACCAGAAGATGAGAAAATGTAGCAGAAAGCAAGAGACAGAAAATTAGAGAATAATGGGTATGACATTTACCAACTCTCACTCTTCTAATCTTCAACTTCAACCTTTCTCTTCCAACcctatcttcttcttcatcttctgtccCAAAGCTCTTCACTTTCTCCATCCCCATTTCCAATTAACCAGATTCATCAAAACTGGGTTTGTGTCTATTCTTCTGGGTTTTGCTGGGTCTCTAACTGCAGTTCATCCAGCCACTGCGTTGTACAGCCACAACCCCAACGCACCGCACATCCGCCAGCGGTTGTACAGCAACACCAGCGGCGTTCTCAGCACAATCGGTACTCCGACCACTGTAGAACCATGGAGATGGCTTACCTGATGGCTTTGAAGCATTTCTGGGCAGCAAAACACCAAAGATCTCCACCACGGTTCCTAGATCTGGGCAAACTTCCACATACCTGCAACTGGAGTTTCCAGCCAACTCCGGCGTCGTTTTAAAGCGAGACCACCACCATTAGACTTCTCGTCTTGAGAGCTTTCAGATCCTGTAGTTAGCTCGTTGAAGTGAAGCTTGGGTGCGCGGCGGACAAAGAAGCGACACGGCGGAGATGGTGCGGTGGTGGATGAATCCGACCAATGGGGGTgggttggggaagaagaagggtATTTTTGTAAATTAAGATATAATTAACAAATGAATTGTTTTAATGCTAATTTATCTGAAccgttaaaatttaaaaatatcagATCTAATGGTGCATATGAAACTGAAGCACCGTATGTCAGTTTGAGACTGACACACGGTAGGTGAAACCTTCAGTTTAAACTAGTATGAGTTTAATGAATATAACAAATTTGTAATTGCATTATTGTTTTCAAGATTTGAAAAGAATTTAAAACATACATGCTCACAAGTTAAGACGGGTAGCTTTGAACTATAAGTAATTTTAGAGCATTTAAGCATGTTGTCAAACATATTATAAGTAAATATCTGTTTTAAATTGAACTCAACTAAACGTCAATGAAAATTTTGGGTTCATTACACGCCTTACAAACTTAGTTAATGTTTTAAACTAAATTGAACCAAATGACCAATACCACTTGCCTTTGCCTATATGACTATATCCTAATGGTGCCATTCTGCTTTGACTATAGTGTTTGTCAAACCGAGGTGTCCTCAGAAGATATGTTATGAATTCTGACATATTCATCTAAAGCATTACTTGCTATGTTTAAAATTCCCAAAGACAGGCCTTGTGTTCAGTAGCGTAGATTAGTGGCAAGTGGCAACTCACCTCACACACTCTCACAACAAGAGCCTAGATATGCTAATTTACTATGCACAATGTTAGAGGCACGTGGGTTGGAAGCTGTATCAGTCAGTTTAGGAGACAGTACTGAGGCATTATTTCACACCAGCTACCAACCACCGCTAACTTTTTCTTATCTCTCCCCCAACCTTGACCTCTATATAACACAACATCTAGCTAGTAATTGGTTCAATCAGCACTCACTAGAGAACCAATCACTTTTTCTCCTTCCTGAAATGGCTTTCAAAGCCATTCTTCTTCTGAGCATTTTTCTTGTGGTCTCCACTAAGGTATAACATAGTTTCATTCTGATGAGGAAATTACTTTCTTGTTCCAAGTGTTTTAGCTTCAATATCCTATAACtttgtttttaatatttttatgtgCAGGTTTTTTCCCATGATGAAGATCTCAAGATAGTGGTATGTTTGATTAACTTTTGGTATCTAAACATCCTCATAGATAAACTTCATTTCATAAATTATTATCACTATCTGTATGAtttgtttatctttttcttttattattaagAGTGATCTAATGTAGCTTATTTTTCACTTTATCTTTTTAAAATAGGTTATTGCTGTTCTTTtattaaaatacaaataaacAACTCTGGTTTTCTAGTCCTGTTAATACTCCATAGTCCACTCAGTTAGCACACATTTAATTAATTGTTTGTTGCTTTGCATTGAATAGAAATTGATTTCCCCCACCTTCACTCCtctgtttttcatttttgtcaTAATCTTTTCCCTCATATTTCCCACTTTTGATAACAAGGAGAATCTCTCACTTAACATAGATATGGAAAGATATGTCATATGTTAAATCCATACACAGACAAATATAAAAGCAGTGTATTAGACTTTAAAAGTTATCAATTTTTCCATGCTAAAGGGCTAGAAATCTTGTATTTGGTACAGGTGAACTATGCAATTCCTTCAGTTCCTGCTCCTCCCTCACCAGTAAAACCACCAACTCCTTCAACTCCAGCAGTGACAGTTCCCACTCCACCTCTAGTGAAGGCACCaactccaccaccacaaccacccgtGAAGGCACCTTCTCCTCCCATAGTGAAATCACCACCTTACTTTCCACCACCAGTGAAGGCACCTTCTCCCCCCATAGTGAAATCACCACCAGTGAAGGCACCAACTCCTCCCATAGTGAAATCACCTCCTTCCTATCCACCACCAGTGAAGGCACCTTCTCCTCCCATAGTGAAATCACCACCAGTGAAGGCACCAACTCCTCCCATAGTGAAATCACCTCCTTACTATCCACCACCAGTGAAGGCACCAACTCCTCCCCAAGTGAAAAcacctcctcctcatcctcctgTAGTGAAGCCCCCTGTTGCTCCAATTCCATCAACTCCCATAGTCAAATCAATGAAGGGTAAGTGAGTTACTAAATCATGTCTATGAAAACTCTCTTCTTCAATCTCTGTTGTAATTCAttgaccaaaagaaaaaaaaaaatctctgtTGTAATTAATAAtgattcacattttttttttgtataatttGTGCATAATGTTTATAAAGCAAACTTACACTCAATAATATCCCACaaaatttagtgttttttttctcGAGCACAACGGCCTCGGAGGATCCATATAGCCGATTTCACTAAGATAAGAATTTTGTTGCTATACATAATGTTCAGGATTGATTCTTGATTAATTCTTAATGTTTGCTTAATTTTAAGTGTTACTAGAATCTGATGAGCTAATTGACActcttgattttatttttatgggCAGATTGCATTCCACTATGTAATTATAGGTGCCAATTACACTCAAGGAAGAATATGTGCACTAGAGCATGCATGACATGCTGTGACCGCTGCAAATGTGTCCCTCCAGGAACATATGGTAACCGGGAAAAATGTGGCAAGTGCTACACTGATATGTTAACTCATGGCAATAAGTACAAGTGCCCATAGATCCTAGATGCTATCTAATACCTATGCTTTTGTAATAGTAGTAATTGTATTTGAATTATTATGCGGTTTAAAGTTCTATAGTATATTTATTGCAGAGTGATCAGCATTAAATTATGCAAGTTACTATGGTGTTAATCAATTACTAGTACAAAGCAGATTGTAGGGTCTATGGGATACATATATACAATGTGGTCCTAGAAGGAGTTCAGTTCATGCTCTTATGATCAATACATGGAAATATTTGCTTTCGAAATTCAGATGAACATGATATCGATAAATTTGATTCCTTTTTGGGCACATCTTTTTGAGATCTTATGAGGTGGGTGAGATAAATATCCTTGCTGTGTCCTTTTGTTGACATGGATTGAAGTATGGGGTCGCATTTTAAACCATGCCATCTACCTATGTCAGAATCCCTTTAATGAAGTGTaccaaaaattaaataaagcaTGTCTTAATTCAAGGCACTAACAATGCTGCCAGCTGATAACTATCCTTGCAAGTTGCAAATGAGAGTAGTTATTAGTTGTTACTCCCTATGCATTTACTTATTTAGCCTATCTTAAGTGAATTGGATCTTCTAGGTTGACCTCTGCATCGGCAAAAtggtaaatatatataaaagttttAGACTAATTTGACTTTTTATAAATCAATCTAAACTATTAGTATAAGAATTTGCTTCATGACATTTTGGTTAGGTTTGAGTTGTTCTTGATTTGTTGTATAGTTTACTCATACAAGAGAATTAGTCTCGCATAGCAATTTTTTCATGAATTAAAGttgtgttttaaaaaaaaaaaacttcatgaAGTAAATATAACTGCAGAGTATCGTGTTGATAGTTTGCAATTTTCCATATTAAACTTTTCCAGACCTCGAGCCATTTGAGACAAACCTAATTATCTACATGGATATATCTTAAATCCCAAGACAAAGGAGGCTACAGATTATTCATATTAATGGAAGTGGGCAAGGCTTTCTTGATCTCTACAAGTAACCCATGCTATTGTTGGCAAGTAATATCATCCACGTAGAAAATAAGCCTCACATATCTTATgatgtatatttttttcaaagctCATGGAAGTAACAACTTCATATATGGAGAAAATAAACAACTTCATATATAATATGTATCATTGGCTTGAAGCTTGCTTTAATTCATAGATGAATTTCTATAATTTGCATGCTAAGTTACACTTTTCATTCTCTACAAATCTTTCACATTGTTGTATGTAGACTAGTTCAAAGAGATCACCATTTAAGACAAAGTGTCTTTTCATACATATTCATTTAATGAAGTTTCAAATCATAATGAGCTACAAGAGTCCTTGTGATTCTAAAAGATTTTTTTGATGATACATGAAACAATGTTTCTATACAATTAATATCTTTCTTTTCTAAATTATTTTACCACTAATTTTGCTTTAAAGCGATCTACATTTCCTTTAGAATCATTCTTAATTTTAAACACCTACTTGCATCCTCAAAGCATAACTTAAGTTGTACCTTGTAAGAGCTGAGATGACATATGGATTGGAGAGAGGAAGGTCTAGAGATTAATTTTTGGAGGAAAAATTTGACCGATAAAAAAATCTCCTTACATCCAATAAGTTTAAAATTATCAGGAAGTACCTCCCTATAATTTCCTGAATCTAGTATGCAAtatatgttaaaattattttctcttAGGAAAGTATACTAACCATTAGGAATAGCTGTTCTTCGTCCCTTTTGAAAACGTTTGAGAGGTATAATCTCAACATATTGTTTAGGAGCTAGTGGGGGTGGGGTCATTTAAGGCATACTCCTCAAGTGTTAGGTACTTAGGTCATCTATTGGATCCTCTgcctttcaaaaataaaatggatTCTCTACCTTCTCTTGTATAATTGGTATTGGCACCAAAACTCACTCCACAAGAGTTTGGCTCATTATTTTGATGATCAATCAAATCATTAAATCCATTTTCAAGAAACTTTGCATTAATGGACTCAACAATCGTAGTTCCTCCAGTAGGACAATAAAATCTATAGCCTTTAGCATTTGTGGGGTAGCAATGAAATATCATATAGTAGTTATAAGGTTCAATTTTGATGCATTTGGGTTATATAGACTTTTACCTCCACATAAAGATGACTTCCTTTAAATTTTAGAATCAACTTCCTAATATGCCCTCTAATGTTATGCTAATCTCGTTATTTCTAGATTAAATTGAGTTTCTTCATGTCACTTGAACTATACtttcagtgttttttttttcttgctaTACTATCACCCTTAACTTTACTTAAACCACCGAATTGTTGTTAACTTGTTATTAgcacttttttttggtacacgGGAAAACAAGACACAACAATTAAGCTAGTTCATCCTCACACAAGGGTGCAAGAATATTAGAGGAAGGAAGCGTCCAAACGCGACTAGAAGAACCATTACGTAAAGTTTGGCGGGCCAAGAAATCTGCAGCATTATTTGACTATGGGGATAAGCCCTACGGTCACACTCCAATCCCACGTAAGCAACTCTGTGATTCTATAGATTGTTTCCTTCTCCCAGAAGTTAGCCCTTAACATTGTCTTTTTTGTCAGTTTATGGTATAGAAAAAGGTTGACGCGTCTGTTGACTTCGTTCCTTCTTGGCAATGGTTTCCATATTTTCCTCTCACTTTCAGTGTGAATTTCCTATGGCTGTGTCACAGAGACTTTTCATTCACTATGTCTATTTATCAACGCCTTGACATTTTATCTTCCTTAACCTTTATCCTCATCAATTGTCCCCAACTCACTGCAACACAATCTCAAGCTTCCACTTCATGCTGTTTTCTATTCACAAAGCAAGCACACCATGAACCAATCTCAACTGTATGTGATCAATGAAGCGATCTTCCTCATCTCTTTCTTATTTTACTGATTCATTTATTTGCTTTGTTGGGTTTTGGTTTGTAGCTGAAGAACAATATAGGCTTAATTCAACTTTTTGTCTCTCATCAATCATAATTGTTCAATTTTGGTCCCACTATTTTAATACACAAAATTTGCATCTCTCATGTTTGTGCCGTCAACAATTTTAGTCCACCCGCTAAATTATGGAAGGAAGCAAGTGACATGACATTAATGAAACAATGGCATCTAGCTGCACAAACTTGGGATGCAAATTGCTCATTTTA from Lotus japonicus ecotype B-129 chromosome 2, LjGifu_v1.2 includes:
- the LOC130739270 gene encoding gibberellin-regulated protein 14; this encodes MAFKAILLLSIFLVVSTKVFSHDEDLKIVVNYAIPSVPAPPSPVKPPTPSTPAVTVPTPPLVKAPTPPPQPPVKAPSPPIVKSPPYFPPPVKAPSPPIVKSPPVKAPTPPIVKSPPSYPPPVKAPSPPIVKSPPVKAPTPPIVKSPPYYPPPVKAPTPPQVKTPPPHPPVVKPPVAPIPSTPIVKSMKDCIPLCNYRCQLHSRKNMCTRACMTCCDRCKCVPPGTYGNREKCGKCYTDMLTHGNKYKCP